A single window of Mugil cephalus isolate CIBA_MC_2020 chromosome 1, CIBA_Mcephalus_1.1, whole genome shotgun sequence DNA harbors:
- the gc2 gene encoding retinal guanylyl cyclase 2 isoform X3, with protein sequence MRQRHRAFTSLPQTWNCTPEKSIDVHLPTFPSSPHLHSTSYPVLTHHPPPCFRSPLSLSLIHTSLNGLLGFLFLLWLLPCPVQAAVFRVGVVGPWGCDPLFAKALPSVAAQLAVNRINRDPSLSYAATFDYAVLQEPCETSRALEAFVGFHTKASGYVGPANPGYCDAASMLSKGWNKALFPWGCIGYELDDVRSHPTFARSMARPTSVLHTVLSYFRWAHVGIISSSDDIWVETANKVADSLRGHGMSVRLVSFMENTPHGIRRTLAKVRKMREIRVVILCMHSALIGGATQKHLLETAYDMQMIDGSLVFVPYDALLYSLPYHNVTYPALKSNSKLLRAYDSVLTITIDSPKVSFYEAYREAMERGEVARTLKPQQVSPLFGTIYNSVMFMAHAVHRVRKSREWMSGGNLARNTRNLDFQGFSHPIKTSDSGVGQLNYLILDTDGLSWQLKPTYRYVSVSSRDEANVQRNNDIQNDSLRRLKSQRRQLAGKTADPTIIDRVDMEIGMVHFLGQDIHFPRGYGPRKDASCWFTPGVICSGGVDLFSTISMFVGVIVVLVLSVPFSYFIRYKSTGCVKPCCRDVSIKLYAHCKTVNYLPFFLLPRRRINQIRLVQGPDKILLTLDDVTFINPSLSNKKMSLDDSRASGMKSVSEHSVASPVSTLSPATYENSNVVIYEGDWAWLKRLPYGTFGRINPKTSDVFELMKDMRHENVNLFLGFFHDCGVFAIVTEFCSRGSLEDLLLNDDVKLDWMFKSSLLLDLIKGMKYLHHRGVSHTRLKSRNCVVDGRFVLKITDYGYNEVLESQRFPYVEPPPEELLWTAPEILRSGQPGLHGTLSGDVYSFAIIMQEVVIRGPPFCMLEQSDAEIIEKLRKPPPLCRPVVSPDYAPLECIHLMKQCWNEQPDKRPCFDEIFDQFKNINKGKKTNIIDSMLRMLEQYSSNLEELIRERTEELEIEKQKTEKLLTQMLPPSVAEALKVGGVVEPEYFDSVSLYFSDIVGFTTISANSEPIEVVDLLNDLYTIFDAIIGNHDVYKVETIGDAYMVASGVPVPNGNRHAAEIANMALDILSAVGTFKMRHMPDVPVRIRIGLHTGPCVTGVVGLTMPRYCLFGDTVTTASRMESSGMPYRIHVHQSTVKVLQELHLGYKLELRGRTEVKGKGIEETYWLVGKDGFNKPLPVPPELKSGTRISILPSETKDMKQVFHKAVKKIAHVRVVTQLYTPEDDGNVMLTHH encoded by the exons ATGCGACAACGGCACCGTGCCTTCACCTCCTTGCCTCAAACATGGAACTGCACACCAGAGAAATCTATTGACGTCCACCTTCCCACCTTTCCTTCATCCCCTCATCTGCACTCTACTTCGTACCCTGTTTTAACTCATCACCCTCCTCCTTGTTTCCGTTcgcctctttccctctctctgatCCATACATCTCTTAATGGCCTCCTGGggtttctctttctcctgtgGTTACTACCATGTCCGGTACAGGCAGCCGTGTTTCGGGTTGGGGTGGTAGGACCATGGGGATGTGACCCTCTTTTTGCTAAAGCCCTACCCAGTGTGGCGGCCCAACTTGCAGTCAACCGCATCAACAGGGACCCCTCGCTGTCCTACGCAGCAACATTCGACTATGCTGTGCTGCAG GAGCCTTGTGAGACATCAAGGGCACTCGAGGCATTTGTGGGTTTCCACACCAAAGCCTCGGGGTACGTTGGACCAGCCAACCCAGGCTACTGTGATGCTGCTTCAATGCTGAGCAAAGGCTGGAACAAA GCATTGTTTCCTTGGGGTTGCATTGGTTACGAGTTGGACGATGTTCGGAGTCACCCAACATTTGCTCGCTCCATGGCAAGGCCAACCTCGGTACTGCACACTGTCTTGAGCTACTTTAGGTGGGCCCACGTTGGCATCATCTCTTCCTCAGATGACATATGGGTGGAGACAGCTAACAAG gTGGCAGACTCCTTAAGGGGCCACGGTATGTCAGTCAGACTGGTCAGTTTTATGGAGAACACACCTCACGGTATTAGACGAACTCTGGCCAAGGTCCGCAAGATGAGAGAAATACGAG TTGTGATCCTCTGCATGCACTCTGCGCTGATTGGCGGGGCAACCCAGAAGCACCTCTTGGAGACGGCTTATGACATGCAGATGATCGACGGCTCCCTGGTCTTTGTGCCCTATGACGCCCTGCTCTACAGCCTGCCCTACCACAATGTCACCTACCCGGCTCTAAAGAGCAACAGCAAACTGCTCCGCGCCTACGACTCTGTGCTGACCATCACTATTGACTCCCCCAAGGTGTCATTCTACGAGGCCTACAGAGAGGCAATGGAAAGGGGAGAGGTGGCGAGAACTCTCAAGCCACAGCAG GTGTCTCCTCTGTTCGGTACCATCTACAACTCTGTTATGTTCATGGCTCATGCTGTGCACCGTGTACGGAAGTCTAGGGAGTGGATGTCAGGAGGAAACCTGGCACGAAACACCCGGAATCTGGACTTCCAG GGCTTTAGCCACCCCATCAAAACCAGTGACTCTGGAGTAGGTCAGCTCAACTATCTCATACTGGACACTGATGGATTGTCCTGGCAGTTGAAGCCAACGTACAGGTATGTAAGTGTTTCATCACGCGACGAAGCAAATGTCCAAAGGAATAATGACATACAAAATGACTCTTTGAGGAGattgaaaagtcaaagaagaCAGCTAGCTGGGAAAACCGCTGATCCAACTATTATTGACAGGGTCGACATGGAGATCGGAATGGTTCACTTCCTGGGTCAAGACATCCACTTTCCTCGAGGGTATGGACCCAGGAAGGACGCCTCCTGCTGGTTTACTCCTGGAGTTATCTGTTCAGGGG GTGTTGATCTCTTCTCAACCATCAGCATGTTTGTTGGAGTGATTGTCGTGTTGGTTCTTTCTGTGCCTTTCAGTTACTTCATCAGGTACAAGTCAACAGGTTGTGTTAAACCATGTTGTAGGGATGTTTCTATTAAGTTATATGCACACTGCAAGACTGTTAACTACCTCCCTTTTTTCTTGTTGCCTAGGCGGCGCATCAACCAGATTCGACTGGTCCAAGGTCCCGACAAGATCCTGCTGACTCTGGATGATGTCACTTTTATAAATCCATCACTAAGCAATAAG AAGATGAGCCTGGATGACAGCAGGGCCAGTGGCATGAAGAGCGTCTCTGAACATAGCGTCGCTTCACCTGTCTCCACCCTATCCCCAGCCACCTACGAAAACTCCAATGTTGTAATTTATGAG GGTGACTGGGCGTGGCTGAAAAGACTTCCTTATGGGACGTTTGGCAGGATCAACCCCAAAACCAGTGATGTGTTTGAACTG ATGAAGGACATGCGTCACGAGAATGTCAACCTTTTCCTGGGCTTCTTTCATGACTGTGGCGTGTTTGCTATCGTGACCGAGTTCTGCTCCAGAGGCAGTCTGGAAGACCTGCTCTTGAACGATGATGTAAAACTCGACTGGATGTTCAAGTCATCTCTGCTGCTTGATCTAATTAAG GGAATGAAGTATCTCCATCATCGCGGAGTTTCCCACACCCGTCTGAAGTCTCGTAACTGTGTGGTGGATGGGCGTTTTGTTCTCAAGATCACAGACTATGGCTACAATGAGGTTCTGGAGTCCCAGAGGTTTCCCTATGTTGAACCACCTCCAGAGG AGTTGCTGTGGACAGCTCCAGAGATCTTAAGGAGTGGGCAGCCAGGGCTCCACGGAACCCTGTCTGGTGATGTGTACAGCTTTGCCATCATAATGCAGGAAGTGGTGATCAGAGGGCCTCCGTTCTGCATGCTGGAACAATCCGATGCAG AAATAATAGAGAAGCTGCGTAAACCTCCTCCTCTATGCCGCCCAGTGGTCAGTCCAGACTATGCTCCACTAGAGTGTATCCATCTGATGAAGCAATGCTGGAATGAGCAACCAGACAAGAGACCATGCTTTGACGAGATCTTTGACCAG TTTAAGAACATCAACAAGGGGAAGAAGACCAACATCATAGACTCCATGCTGAGGATGCTGGAGCAGTACTCATCTAACCTGGAGGAGTTGATCAGAGAGCGAACAGAGGAACTGGAGATAGAGaaacagaagacagagaagCTGCTGACGCAAATGCTGCCTCC GTCTGTTGCTGAGGCTTTAAAGGTGGGCGGAGTAGTCGAACCAGAATATTTTGACAGCGTGTCGCTCTACTTCAGTGACATTGTCGGCTTCACCACCATCTCAGCCAACAGCGAGCCCATAGAGGTGGTCGACCTCCTCAACGACCTCTACACCATCTTCGACGCCATCATAGGAAACCACGACGTCTACAAG GTGGAGACGATTGGCGATGCTTACATGGTGGCCTCAGGGGTTCCTGTCCCAAATGGCAACCGTCACGCTGCAGAAATAGCCAACATGGCTCTGGATATCCTAAGCGCTGTGGGAACATTCAAAATGAGACACATGCCTGATGTTCCTGTAAGGATACGCATAGGACTGCACACAG GTCCTTGCGTAACAGGGGTAGTAGGTCTCACTATGCCTCGCTACTGTCTGTTCGGAGACACGGTGACCACTGCTTCTCGTATGGAGTCCAGCGGCATGC CCTACAGGATCCATGTCCACCAGAGTACAGTCAAAGTCCTGCAGGAACTACACCTTGGCTACAAACTGGAGTTAAGAGGCAGGACAGAAGTTAAG gggAAAGGGATAGAGGAGACCTACTGGCTTGTAGGTAAAGATGGATTCAATAAACCCCTGCCTGTTCCTCCAGAACTCAAGTCCGG caCCCGTATTAGCATCCTGCCGAGCGAGACCAAGGACATGAAGCAGGTTTTTCACAAGGCGGTGAAGAAGATCGCTCACGT
- the gc2 gene encoding retinal guanylyl cyclase 2 isoform X2: MRQRHRAFTSLPQTWNCTPEKSIDVHLPTFPSSPHLHSTSYPVLTHHPPPCFRSPLSLSLIHTSLNGLLGFLFLLWLLPCPVQAAVFRVGVVGPWGCDPLFAKALPSVAAQLAVNRINRDPSLSYAATFDYAVLQEPCETSRALEAFVGFHTKASGYVGPANPGYCDAASMLSKGWNKALFPWGCIGYELDDVRSHPTFARSMARPTSVLHTVLSYFRWAHVGIISSSDDIWVETANKVADSLRGHGMSVRLVSFMENTPHGIRRTLAKVRKMREIRVVILCMHSALIGGATQKHLLETAYDMQMIDGSLVFVPYDALLYSLPYHNVTYPALKSNSKLLRAYDSVLTITIDSPKVSFYEAYREAMERGEVARTLKPQQVSPLFGTIYNSVMFMAHAVHRVRKSREWMSGGNLARNTRNLDFQGFSHPIKTSDSGVGQLNYLILDTDGLSWQLKPTYRYVSVSSRDEANVQRNNDIQNDSLRRLKSQRRQLAGKTADPTIIDRVDMEIGMVHFLGQDIHFPRGYGPRKDASCWFTPGVICSGGVDLFSTISMFVGVIVVLVLSVPFSYFIRYKSTGCVKPCCRDVSIKLYAHCKTVNYLPFFLLPRRRINQIRLVQGPDKILLTLDDVTFINPSLSNKKMSLDDSRASGMKSVSEHSVASPVSTLSPATYENSNVVIYEGDWAWLKRLPYGTFGRINPKTSDVFELMKDMRHENVNLFLGFFHDCGVFAIVTEFCSRGSLEDLLLNDDVKLDWMFKSSLLLDLIKGMKYLHHRGVSHTRLKSRNCVVDGRFVLKITDYGYNEVLESQRFPYVEPPPEGETDYVARSRPVMSQQKQTHTRLCFPELLWTAPEILRSGQPGLHGTLSGDVYSFAIIMQEVVIRGPPFCMLEQSDAEIIEKLRKPPPLCRPVVSPDYAPLECIHLMKQCWNEQPDKRPCFDEIFDQFKNINKGKKTNIIDSMLRMLEQYSSNLEELIRERTEELEIEKQKTEKLLTQMLPPSVAEALKVGGVVEPEYFDSVSLYFSDIVGFTTISANSEPIEVVDLLNDLYTIFDAIIGNHDVYKVETIGDAYMVASGVPVPNGNRHAAEIANMALDILSAVGTFKMRHMPDVPVRIRIGLHTGPCVTGVVGLTMPRYCLFGDTVTTASRMESSGMPYRIHVHQSTVKVLQELHLGYKLELRGRTEVKGKGIEETYWLVGKDGFNKPLPVPPELKSGQMAHGLQMAEIAQYKKRKAEKQQQEQLAKKKN; the protein is encoded by the exons ATGCGACAACGGCACCGTGCCTTCACCTCCTTGCCTCAAACATGGAACTGCACACCAGAGAAATCTATTGACGTCCACCTTCCCACCTTTCCTTCATCCCCTCATCTGCACTCTACTTCGTACCCTGTTTTAACTCATCACCCTCCTCCTTGTTTCCGTTcgcctctttccctctctctgatCCATACATCTCTTAATGGCCTCCTGGggtttctctttctcctgtgGTTACTACCATGTCCGGTACAGGCAGCCGTGTTTCGGGTTGGGGTGGTAGGACCATGGGGATGTGACCCTCTTTTTGCTAAAGCCCTACCCAGTGTGGCGGCCCAACTTGCAGTCAACCGCATCAACAGGGACCCCTCGCTGTCCTACGCAGCAACATTCGACTATGCTGTGCTGCAG GAGCCTTGTGAGACATCAAGGGCACTCGAGGCATTTGTGGGTTTCCACACCAAAGCCTCGGGGTACGTTGGACCAGCCAACCCAGGCTACTGTGATGCTGCTTCAATGCTGAGCAAAGGCTGGAACAAA GCATTGTTTCCTTGGGGTTGCATTGGTTACGAGTTGGACGATGTTCGGAGTCACCCAACATTTGCTCGCTCCATGGCAAGGCCAACCTCGGTACTGCACACTGTCTTGAGCTACTTTAGGTGGGCCCACGTTGGCATCATCTCTTCCTCAGATGACATATGGGTGGAGACAGCTAACAAG gTGGCAGACTCCTTAAGGGGCCACGGTATGTCAGTCAGACTGGTCAGTTTTATGGAGAACACACCTCACGGTATTAGACGAACTCTGGCCAAGGTCCGCAAGATGAGAGAAATACGAG TTGTGATCCTCTGCATGCACTCTGCGCTGATTGGCGGGGCAACCCAGAAGCACCTCTTGGAGACGGCTTATGACATGCAGATGATCGACGGCTCCCTGGTCTTTGTGCCCTATGACGCCCTGCTCTACAGCCTGCCCTACCACAATGTCACCTACCCGGCTCTAAAGAGCAACAGCAAACTGCTCCGCGCCTACGACTCTGTGCTGACCATCACTATTGACTCCCCCAAGGTGTCATTCTACGAGGCCTACAGAGAGGCAATGGAAAGGGGAGAGGTGGCGAGAACTCTCAAGCCACAGCAG GTGTCTCCTCTGTTCGGTACCATCTACAACTCTGTTATGTTCATGGCTCATGCTGTGCACCGTGTACGGAAGTCTAGGGAGTGGATGTCAGGAGGAAACCTGGCACGAAACACCCGGAATCTGGACTTCCAG GGCTTTAGCCACCCCATCAAAACCAGTGACTCTGGAGTAGGTCAGCTCAACTATCTCATACTGGACACTGATGGATTGTCCTGGCAGTTGAAGCCAACGTACAGGTATGTAAGTGTTTCATCACGCGACGAAGCAAATGTCCAAAGGAATAATGACATACAAAATGACTCTTTGAGGAGattgaaaagtcaaagaagaCAGCTAGCTGGGAAAACCGCTGATCCAACTATTATTGACAGGGTCGACATGGAGATCGGAATGGTTCACTTCCTGGGTCAAGACATCCACTTTCCTCGAGGGTATGGACCCAGGAAGGACGCCTCCTGCTGGTTTACTCCTGGAGTTATCTGTTCAGGGG GTGTTGATCTCTTCTCAACCATCAGCATGTTTGTTGGAGTGATTGTCGTGTTGGTTCTTTCTGTGCCTTTCAGTTACTTCATCAGGTACAAGTCAACAGGTTGTGTTAAACCATGTTGTAGGGATGTTTCTATTAAGTTATATGCACACTGCAAGACTGTTAACTACCTCCCTTTTTTCTTGTTGCCTAGGCGGCGCATCAACCAGATTCGACTGGTCCAAGGTCCCGACAAGATCCTGCTGACTCTGGATGATGTCACTTTTATAAATCCATCACTAAGCAATAAG AAGATGAGCCTGGATGACAGCAGGGCCAGTGGCATGAAGAGCGTCTCTGAACATAGCGTCGCTTCACCTGTCTCCACCCTATCCCCAGCCACCTACGAAAACTCCAATGTTGTAATTTATGAG GGTGACTGGGCGTGGCTGAAAAGACTTCCTTATGGGACGTTTGGCAGGATCAACCCCAAAACCAGTGATGTGTTTGAACTG ATGAAGGACATGCGTCACGAGAATGTCAACCTTTTCCTGGGCTTCTTTCATGACTGTGGCGTGTTTGCTATCGTGACCGAGTTCTGCTCCAGAGGCAGTCTGGAAGACCTGCTCTTGAACGATGATGTAAAACTCGACTGGATGTTCAAGTCATCTCTGCTGCTTGATCTAATTAAG GGAATGAAGTATCTCCATCATCGCGGAGTTTCCCACACCCGTCTGAAGTCTCGTAACTGTGTGGTGGATGGGCGTTTTGTTCTCAAGATCACAGACTATGGCTACAATGAGGTTCTGGAGTCCCAGAGGTTTCCCTATGTTGAACCACCTCCAGAGGGTGAGACAGATTATGTAGCACGATCACGTCCTGTAATGTCTCAACAGAAGCAAACTCACACTCGTCTTTGCTTTCCAGAGTTGCTGTGGACAGCTCCAGAGATCTTAAGGAGTGGGCAGCCAGGGCTCCACGGAACCCTGTCTGGTGATGTGTACAGCTTTGCCATCATAATGCAGGAAGTGGTGATCAGAGGGCCTCCGTTCTGCATGCTGGAACAATCCGATGCAG AAATAATAGAGAAGCTGCGTAAACCTCCTCCTCTATGCCGCCCAGTGGTCAGTCCAGACTATGCTCCACTAGAGTGTATCCATCTGATGAAGCAATGCTGGAATGAGCAACCAGACAAGAGACCATGCTTTGACGAGATCTTTGACCAG TTTAAGAACATCAACAAGGGGAAGAAGACCAACATCATAGACTCCATGCTGAGGATGCTGGAGCAGTACTCATCTAACCTGGAGGAGTTGATCAGAGAGCGAACAGAGGAACTGGAGATAGAGaaacagaagacagagaagCTGCTGACGCAAATGCTGCCTCC GTCTGTTGCTGAGGCTTTAAAGGTGGGCGGAGTAGTCGAACCAGAATATTTTGACAGCGTGTCGCTCTACTTCAGTGACATTGTCGGCTTCACCACCATCTCAGCCAACAGCGAGCCCATAGAGGTGGTCGACCTCCTCAACGACCTCTACACCATCTTCGACGCCATCATAGGAAACCACGACGTCTACAAG GTGGAGACGATTGGCGATGCTTACATGGTGGCCTCAGGGGTTCCTGTCCCAAATGGCAACCGTCACGCTGCAGAAATAGCCAACATGGCTCTGGATATCCTAAGCGCTGTGGGAACATTCAAAATGAGACACATGCCTGATGTTCCTGTAAGGATACGCATAGGACTGCACACAG GTCCTTGCGTAACAGGGGTAGTAGGTCTCACTATGCCTCGCTACTGTCTGTTCGGAGACACGGTGACCACTGCTTCTCGTATGGAGTCCAGCGGCATGC CCTACAGGATCCATGTCCACCAGAGTACAGTCAAAGTCCTGCAGGAACTACACCTTGGCTACAAACTGGAGTTAAGAGGCAGGACAGAAGTTAAG gggAAAGGGATAGAGGAGACCTACTGGCTTGTAGGTAAAGATGGATTCAATAAACCCCTGCCTGTTCCTCCAGAACTCAAGTCCGG GCAAATGGCCCACGGGCTGCAGATGGCCGAGATAGCCCAGTACAAGAAACGGAAAGCcgagaaacaacaacaggaacaacttgcaaagaagaaaaactga
- the gc2 gene encoding retinal guanylyl cyclase 2 isoform X5, translating to MRQRHRAFTSLPQTWNCTPEKSIDVHLPTFPSSPHLHSTSYPVLTHHPPPCFRSPLSLSLIHTSLNGLLGFLFLLWLLPCPVQAAVFRVGVVGPWGCDPLFAKALPSVAAQLAVNRINRDPSLSYAATFDYAVLQEPCETSRALEAFVGFHTKASGYVGPANPGYCDAASMLSKGWNKALFPWGCIGYELDDVRSHPTFARSMARPTSVLHTVLSYFRWAHVGIISSSDDIWVETANKVADSLRGHGMSVRLVSFMENTPHGIRRTLAKVRKMREIRVVILCMHSALIGGATQKHLLETAYDMQMIDGSLVFVPYDALLYSLPYHNVTYPALKSNSKLLRAYDSVLTITIDSPKVSFYEAYREAMERGEVARTLKPQQVSPLFGTIYNSVMFMAHAVHRVRKSREWMSGGNLARNTRNLDFQGFSHPIKTSDSGVGQLNYLILDTDGLSWQLKPTYRYVSVSSRDEANVQRNNDIQNDSLRRLKSQRRQLAGKTADPTIIDRVDMEIGMVHFLGQDIHFPRGYGPRKDASCWFTPGVICSGGVDLFSTISMFVGVIVVLVLSVPFSYFIRYKSTGCVKPCCRDVSIKLYAHCKTVNYLPFFLLPRRRINQIRLVQGPDKILLTLDDVTFINPSLSNKKMSLDDSRASGMKSVSEHSVASPVSTLSPATYENSNVVIYEGDWAWLKRLPYGTFGRINPKTSDVFELMKDMRHENVNLFLGFFHDCGVFAIVTEFCSRGSLEDLLLNDDVKLDWMFKSSLLLDLIKGMKYLHHRGVSHTRLKSRNCVVDGRFVLKITDYGYNEVLESQRFPYVEPPPEELLWTAPEILRSGQPGLHGTLSGDVYSFAIIMQEVVIRGPPFCMLEQSDAEIIEKLRKPPPLCRPVVSPDYAPLECIHLMKQCWNEQPDKRPCFDEIFDQFKNINKGKKTNIIDSMLRMLEQYSSNLEELIRERTEELEIEKQKTEKLLTQMLPPSVAEALKVGGVVEPEYFDSVSLYFSDIVGFTTISANSEPIEVVDLLNDLYTIFDAIIGNHDVYKVETIGDAYMVASGVPVPNGNRHAAEIANMALDILSAVGTFKMRHMPDVPVRIRIGLHTGPCVTGVVGLTMPRYCLFGDTVTTASRMESSGMPYRIHVHQSTVKVLQELHLGYKLELRGRTEVKGKGIEETYWLVGKDGFNKPLPVPPELKSGQMAHGLQMAEIAQYKKRKAEKQQQEQLAKKKN from the exons ATGCGACAACGGCACCGTGCCTTCACCTCCTTGCCTCAAACATGGAACTGCACACCAGAGAAATCTATTGACGTCCACCTTCCCACCTTTCCTTCATCCCCTCATCTGCACTCTACTTCGTACCCTGTTTTAACTCATCACCCTCCTCCTTGTTTCCGTTcgcctctttccctctctctgatCCATACATCTCTTAATGGCCTCCTGGggtttctctttctcctgtgGTTACTACCATGTCCGGTACAGGCAGCCGTGTTTCGGGTTGGGGTGGTAGGACCATGGGGATGTGACCCTCTTTTTGCTAAAGCCCTACCCAGTGTGGCGGCCCAACTTGCAGTCAACCGCATCAACAGGGACCCCTCGCTGTCCTACGCAGCAACATTCGACTATGCTGTGCTGCAG GAGCCTTGTGAGACATCAAGGGCACTCGAGGCATTTGTGGGTTTCCACACCAAAGCCTCGGGGTACGTTGGACCAGCCAACCCAGGCTACTGTGATGCTGCTTCAATGCTGAGCAAAGGCTGGAACAAA GCATTGTTTCCTTGGGGTTGCATTGGTTACGAGTTGGACGATGTTCGGAGTCACCCAACATTTGCTCGCTCCATGGCAAGGCCAACCTCGGTACTGCACACTGTCTTGAGCTACTTTAGGTGGGCCCACGTTGGCATCATCTCTTCCTCAGATGACATATGGGTGGAGACAGCTAACAAG gTGGCAGACTCCTTAAGGGGCCACGGTATGTCAGTCAGACTGGTCAGTTTTATGGAGAACACACCTCACGGTATTAGACGAACTCTGGCCAAGGTCCGCAAGATGAGAGAAATACGAG TTGTGATCCTCTGCATGCACTCTGCGCTGATTGGCGGGGCAACCCAGAAGCACCTCTTGGAGACGGCTTATGACATGCAGATGATCGACGGCTCCCTGGTCTTTGTGCCCTATGACGCCCTGCTCTACAGCCTGCCCTACCACAATGTCACCTACCCGGCTCTAAAGAGCAACAGCAAACTGCTCCGCGCCTACGACTCTGTGCTGACCATCACTATTGACTCCCCCAAGGTGTCATTCTACGAGGCCTACAGAGAGGCAATGGAAAGGGGAGAGGTGGCGAGAACTCTCAAGCCACAGCAG GTGTCTCCTCTGTTCGGTACCATCTACAACTCTGTTATGTTCATGGCTCATGCTGTGCACCGTGTACGGAAGTCTAGGGAGTGGATGTCAGGAGGAAACCTGGCACGAAACACCCGGAATCTGGACTTCCAG GGCTTTAGCCACCCCATCAAAACCAGTGACTCTGGAGTAGGTCAGCTCAACTATCTCATACTGGACACTGATGGATTGTCCTGGCAGTTGAAGCCAACGTACAGGTATGTAAGTGTTTCATCACGCGACGAAGCAAATGTCCAAAGGAATAATGACATACAAAATGACTCTTTGAGGAGattgaaaagtcaaagaagaCAGCTAGCTGGGAAAACCGCTGATCCAACTATTATTGACAGGGTCGACATGGAGATCGGAATGGTTCACTTCCTGGGTCAAGACATCCACTTTCCTCGAGGGTATGGACCCAGGAAGGACGCCTCCTGCTGGTTTACTCCTGGAGTTATCTGTTCAGGGG GTGTTGATCTCTTCTCAACCATCAGCATGTTTGTTGGAGTGATTGTCGTGTTGGTTCTTTCTGTGCCTTTCAGTTACTTCATCAGGTACAAGTCAACAGGTTGTGTTAAACCATGTTGTAGGGATGTTTCTATTAAGTTATATGCACACTGCAAGACTGTTAACTACCTCCCTTTTTTCTTGTTGCCTAGGCGGCGCATCAACCAGATTCGACTGGTCCAAGGTCCCGACAAGATCCTGCTGACTCTGGATGATGTCACTTTTATAAATCCATCACTAAGCAATAAG AAGATGAGCCTGGATGACAGCAGGGCCAGTGGCATGAAGAGCGTCTCTGAACATAGCGTCGCTTCACCTGTCTCCACCCTATCCCCAGCCACCTACGAAAACTCCAATGTTGTAATTTATGAG GGTGACTGGGCGTGGCTGAAAAGACTTCCTTATGGGACGTTTGGCAGGATCAACCCCAAAACCAGTGATGTGTTTGAACTG ATGAAGGACATGCGTCACGAGAATGTCAACCTTTTCCTGGGCTTCTTTCATGACTGTGGCGTGTTTGCTATCGTGACCGAGTTCTGCTCCAGAGGCAGTCTGGAAGACCTGCTCTTGAACGATGATGTAAAACTCGACTGGATGTTCAAGTCATCTCTGCTGCTTGATCTAATTAAG GGAATGAAGTATCTCCATCATCGCGGAGTTTCCCACACCCGTCTGAAGTCTCGTAACTGTGTGGTGGATGGGCGTTTTGTTCTCAAGATCACAGACTATGGCTACAATGAGGTTCTGGAGTCCCAGAGGTTTCCCTATGTTGAACCACCTCCAGAGG AGTTGCTGTGGACAGCTCCAGAGATCTTAAGGAGTGGGCAGCCAGGGCTCCACGGAACCCTGTCTGGTGATGTGTACAGCTTTGCCATCATAATGCAGGAAGTGGTGATCAGAGGGCCTCCGTTCTGCATGCTGGAACAATCCGATGCAG AAATAATAGAGAAGCTGCGTAAACCTCCTCCTCTATGCCGCCCAGTGGTCAGTCCAGACTATGCTCCACTAGAGTGTATCCATCTGATGAAGCAATGCTGGAATGAGCAACCAGACAAGAGACCATGCTTTGACGAGATCTTTGACCAG TTTAAGAACATCAACAAGGGGAAGAAGACCAACATCATAGACTCCATGCTGAGGATGCTGGAGCAGTACTCATCTAACCTGGAGGAGTTGATCAGAGAGCGAACAGAGGAACTGGAGATAGAGaaacagaagacagagaagCTGCTGACGCAAATGCTGCCTCC GTCTGTTGCTGAGGCTTTAAAGGTGGGCGGAGTAGTCGAACCAGAATATTTTGACAGCGTGTCGCTCTACTTCAGTGACATTGTCGGCTTCACCACCATCTCAGCCAACAGCGAGCCCATAGAGGTGGTCGACCTCCTCAACGACCTCTACACCATCTTCGACGCCATCATAGGAAACCACGACGTCTACAAG GTGGAGACGATTGGCGATGCTTACATGGTGGCCTCAGGGGTTCCTGTCCCAAATGGCAACCGTCACGCTGCAGAAATAGCCAACATGGCTCTGGATATCCTAAGCGCTGTGGGAACATTCAAAATGAGACACATGCCTGATGTTCCTGTAAGGATACGCATAGGACTGCACACAG GTCCTTGCGTAACAGGGGTAGTAGGTCTCACTATGCCTCGCTACTGTCTGTTCGGAGACACGGTGACCACTGCTTCTCGTATGGAGTCCAGCGGCATGC CCTACAGGATCCATGTCCACCAGAGTACAGTCAAAGTCCTGCAGGAACTACACCTTGGCTACAAACTGGAGTTAAGAGGCAGGACAGAAGTTAAG gggAAAGGGATAGAGGAGACCTACTGGCTTGTAGGTAAAGATGGATTCAATAAACCCCTGCCTGTTCCTCCAGAACTCAAGTCCGG GCAAATGGCCCACGGGCTGCAGATGGCCGAGATAGCCCAGTACAAGAAACGGAAAGCcgagaaacaacaacaggaacaacttgcaaagaagaaaaactga